From Draconibacterium halophilum, one genomic window encodes:
- a CDS encoding type I phosphomannose isomerase catalytic subunit codes for MSNLYPIKFKPIFHEKIWGGNRMKTILNKDFGDMPNCGESWELSGVNGNISMVSNGFLAGNDLNELIEIYMGDLVGDKVYKKFGEEFPLLIKFIDAQDDLSIQVHPDDNLSKERHNAYGKTEMWYVAGAEKGALINSGFNQEVDREKYLEYLNAGKLTDLLHYDEAEVGDVYFIPAGRVHAIGKGCLVAEIQQTSDVTYRIFDYNRKDDKGNERELHTDLALDAIDFSYSSRYKTDYSTEENKAVEIVNCPYFTTNIIEFNKELDKDYNQLDSFVIYMTLEGDFEIVTEGGTEKVTMGETVLLPASLESVQLKPKSESVKILEVFIK; via the coding sequence ATGAGTAACCTTTATCCCATAAAGTTTAAACCAATCTTTCATGAAAAGATTTGGGGTGGAAATCGAATGAAAACCATTCTGAACAAAGATTTTGGCGATATGCCTAACTGTGGCGAAAGTTGGGAACTTTCAGGAGTAAATGGAAATATTTCGATGGTGAGCAACGGTTTTTTGGCCGGCAACGACTTGAATGAACTGATCGAAATCTACATGGGAGATTTGGTAGGTGATAAGGTCTACAAAAAATTTGGAGAGGAATTTCCGCTGCTTATTAAGTTTATCGATGCGCAGGACGATTTGTCTATTCAGGTGCATCCCGATGATAATCTATCGAAAGAAAGGCACAATGCCTACGGGAAAACAGAAATGTGGTATGTGGCCGGAGCCGAAAAAGGCGCACTTATTAATTCGGGTTTTAACCAGGAAGTTGATCGCGAGAAATACCTTGAATATCTTAATGCAGGAAAATTAACTGATTTGCTGCATTACGATGAGGCCGAAGTGGGTGATGTTTACTTTATCCCGGCAGGTCGTGTTCATGCTATTGGTAAAGGATGTTTGGTGGCCGAAATTCAGCAAACTTCGGATGTAACATACCGCATTTTCGATTACAACCGCAAAGACGATAAAGGAAACGAACGGGAATTACATACCGATTTGGCACTTGATGCCATTGATTTTTCGTACTCGAGTCGGTATAAAACAGACTATAGCACCGAGGAAAATAAAGCGGTAGAAATTGTAAACTGCCCGTATTTCACCACCAATATTATCGAATTCAATAAAGAGTTGGATAAAGATTACAACCAGCTCGATTCGTTTGTTATTTATATGACGTTGGAAGGCGATTTTGAAATTGTAACTGAAGGTGGCACAGAAAAAGTGACGATGGGAGAGACGGTTCTTTTGCCGGCCAGTCTGGAGTCAGTTCAGTTGAAACCAAAAAGTGAATCGGTAAAAATACTCGAGGTTTTTATTAAATAA
- a CDS encoding HAD family hydrolase translates to MQKLEINSKAKGLIFDLDGTLADTMPVHFVAYQKILGKYGIDYSAKMFLALAGVPVVETIVKINEVYGSSLNPEEVGNEKEAEYERMMHKIKPIDPVIDLVKQYHGKLPIAVGTGGCTRLSWKALEIIGLKDYIEILVSADDVKNPKPHPETFLRCAEQMGVAPADCQVFEDGEPGMKAAHSAGMMATLVIDYYDVFKA, encoded by the coding sequence ATGCAAAAATTAGAAATAAATTCAAAAGCAAAAGGTTTAATATTTGATTTGGATGGAACACTGGCCGATACCATGCCCGTACATTTTGTTGCTTACCAAAAGATCCTGGGAAAGTATGGTATTGATTATTCAGCAAAAATGTTTTTGGCATTGGCAGGAGTTCCGGTTGTTGAAACCATTGTTAAAATTAACGAGGTTTATGGCTCATCGCTTAATCCCGAGGAAGTGGGGAATGAAAAAGAGGCAGAATACGAACGTATGATGCACAAAATTAAACCAATTGATCCGGTAATTGATCTGGTAAAACAATACCATGGAAAGCTGCCAATTGCTGTGGGAACCGGTGGTTGTACCCGTCTCTCCTGGAAAGCGCTTGAAATAATTGGATTAAAAGATTATATCGAAATTTTGGTTTCTGCTGATGATGTTAAAAATCCAAAACCACATCCCGAAACTTTTTTACGCTGCGCCGAACAAATGGGAGTTGCTCCTGCAGACTGCCAGGTTTTTGAAGATGGAGAGCCCGGAATGAAAGCTGCTCATTCGGCAGGCATGATGGCCACTCTGGTAATCGATTATTACGATGTTTTTAAGGCATAA
- a CDS encoding Yip1 family protein, protein MEFSFSKLIGEVKFIIVNPKGFWVEQKETADDQKLWLTYLLPIALAGAVAVFIGEFFQRSDFFVQFPLFKASREVLLFVLQYFISVFFTKELMKTFGTEKNVDVARKLVVYSMTPMLLVSVITGLFPFLYVVDIIGMYSFYLFWIGAKELLTFPDGKEHSYILITIVVNFFIFSFLSIFLSKLLLSF, encoded by the coding sequence ATGGAGTTTTCATTTTCAAAACTTATTGGAGAAGTCAAATTTATAATTGTAAATCCGAAAGGATTTTGGGTGGAGCAAAAGGAAACGGCTGACGACCAAAAACTTTGGTTGACCTACTTATTGCCAATTGCATTGGCAGGGGCAGTGGCTGTTTTTATTGGCGAGTTTTTTCAGCGTAGCGATTTTTTTGTTCAGTTCCCGCTGTTTAAAGCCTCCCGCGAAGTTTTACTTTTTGTATTGCAATACTTCATCAGCGTATTTTTTACCAAAGAGTTGATGAAGACTTTTGGTACTGAAAAGAATGTTGATGTTGCCCGTAAACTGGTGGTTTATTCGATGACACCAATGCTTTTGGTTTCGGTAATTACCGGTTTGTTTCCTTTTTTGTATGTGGTTGATATTATAGGGATGTACAGTTTTTATCTGTTTTGGATTGGCGCAAAGGAATTATTAACTTTCCCCGACGGCAAGGAGCACAGTTATATTTTAATCACAATTGTGGTTAACTTTTTTATATTTAGTTTTTTAAGTATTTTCTTATCGAAACTACTACTCAGTTTTTAA
- the smpB gene encoding SsrA-binding protein SmpB: MSHKPQQNISLKNRKASFNYELIERFVAGIKLVGTEIKSIRNGKVNLTDSFCTLIKGEMYVINLHIAEYEMGTVNNHIAKRDRKLLLNKKEIEKLDKKLKESGLTIVPTKLFVNDRGLAKLEIALARGKKTYDKRETLKSKDAKREMDRVMKF; encoded by the coding sequence ATGTCACACAAACCACAACAAAATATTAGCCTTAAAAATCGTAAAGCCTCTTTTAACTATGAGCTTATCGAACGTTTTGTGGCCGGAATAAAATTGGTAGGAACAGAAATTAAATCCATTCGTAACGGAAAGGTTAACCTTACCGATTCTTTCTGTACCTTGATAAAAGGCGAAATGTATGTGATAAATCTGCACATTGCTGAATACGAAATGGGTACGGTAAATAACCATATCGCCAAACGCGACCGGAAGTTATTACTCAACAAAAAAGAAATTGAAAAGCTCGATAAGAAGTTAAAAGAATCGGGACTTACAATTGTGCCCACAAAATTGTTTGTGAATGACCGCGGATTAGCAAAACTGGAGATCGCTTTGGCCCGCGGTAAAAAAACATACGACAAACGCGAGACGCTAAAAAGCAAAGATGCCAAACGCGAGATGGATCGGGTGATGAAGTTTTAA
- a CDS encoding cysteine hydrolase family protein codes for MENEKLIFWNVDTQVDFVEPEGKLYVEGAEKIKPLWQQITDFAKQKNICVVNTADFHYSESAELSDTPDFVNTFPQHCMANTPGAEYVAETQPEEPVIFDWNYDYNNFEAVQSARNIVIRKDAFDVFAGNPFTDNILENINPEIVVVYGVTTNVCVNDAVVGLSKRVERVIVIEDAIKELPNIPLPFEEWEKLGVEMMTFEDLAAKL; via the coding sequence ATGGAAAACGAGAAACTAATATTTTGGAACGTCGACACCCAAGTAGATTTTGTAGAGCCCGAAGGCAAGTTATATGTCGAAGGTGCTGAAAAAATAAAACCACTTTGGCAGCAAATTACTGATTTTGCAAAGCAAAAAAATATTTGTGTAGTAAATACCGCTGATTTTCATTATTCTGAATCGGCCGAGCTATCAGATACTCCTGACTTTGTAAATACTTTCCCGCAACACTGTATGGCTAACACGCCCGGGGCAGAATATGTTGCCGAAACGCAACCTGAAGAGCCGGTGATATTTGATTGGAATTATGACTATAATAATTTTGAAGCGGTTCAATCGGCAAGGAATATTGTCATTCGGAAAGATGCTTTTGATGTGTTTGCCGGAAATCCATTTACCGATAATATATTGGAAAATATCAATCCTGAAATCGTGGTGGTTTATGGTGTTACAACCAATGTTTGTGTAAACGATGCGGTTGTTGGGCTGTCGAAAAGGGTGGAGCGCGTTATTGTGATAGAAGATGCAATTAAAGAACTTCCCAATATTCCTTTGCCGTTTGAAGAATGGGAAAAATTGGGCGTTGAAATGATGACTTTCGAGGATTTAGCAGCTAAACTTTAA
- the yihA gene encoding ribosome biogenesis GTP-binding protein YihA/YsxC, with amino-acid sequence MEIKEAQFVMSNTEVDKCPAPDRPEYAFIGRSNVGKSSLINMLTNKRSLAKISGRPGKTRLINHFLINKEWYLVDLPGYGYAQVPKAERLKWEKMLKNYILKRENLYCLFVLIDSRHEAQKVDLEFMEWLGISEIPFNIVFTKTDKLKPKELENKLKAYEEKMFAIWETMPGYFISSAEKGTGKDEILGLIADVNKGE; translated from the coding sequence ATGGAGATAAAGGAAGCTCAGTTTGTGATGAGCAATACTGAAGTTGATAAATGTCCGGCACCCGATCGGCCGGAGTATGCTTTTATAGGCCGGTCGAATGTGGGCAAATCATCGTTAATAAATATGCTCACCAACAAAAGATCGTTGGCGAAAATTTCAGGCAGACCCGGGAAAACCCGTTTAATCAATCATTTTCTAATTAACAAAGAATGGTACCTGGTTGATTTGCCTGGTTATGGTTATGCACAAGTGCCTAAAGCCGAACGATTGAAATGGGAGAAAATGCTCAAGAACTATATTCTGAAAAGAGAAAACCTGTACTGCCTGTTTGTGTTAATCGACTCGCGCCATGAAGCACAAAAAGTAGATCTTGAATTTATGGAATGGCTGGGTATTAGTGAAATTCCCTTCAATATTGTTTTTACAAAAACCGATAAGCTGAAACCAAAAGAACTGGAAAATAAATTAAAAGCATACGAAGAAAAGATGTTTGCAATTTGGGAAACGATGCCCGGTTATTTTATATCTTCGGCTGAAAAGGGAACTGGTAAAGACGAAATTCTTGGTTTGATAGCCGATGTGAATAAAGGAGAATGA
- a CDS encoding aminotransferase class I/II-fold pyridoxal phosphate-dependent enzyme: MNPQAAELNSIIQAKSTPVFELLSERGKNIFFPKKGILGQTAEAKGTKINATIGAAIEDDGTPMRLEAVASKINMDPSLVFPYAPSFGRPDIRAKWKSMIYGKNPSLDGVELSLPVVTNALTHGISMAGYMFANPEDEIIVPDLFWGNYNLTLTNAYGCSLSKFNLFKEGGFDLEAFETKLNEGEIGKKIVVLNFPNNPSGYTPTIEEQDAIVAIIAKAAEAGNKIVTITDDAYFGLVYEEGIATESIFSPLSQLHENVLAVKVDGATKEDYVWGFRVGFITYGIKGGDAELYTALEAKTAGAIRGNISNAANISQSLLLSAFESIEYTQQKEAKYHIMQKRYDAVKEALTEEKYTECFKAIPYNSGYFMCIQLADGLVGDEVRQVLIKKYGIGLIALGNVLRIAFSAVAATHVKELFDGIYKACKDCKK; this comes from the coding sequence ATGAATCCACAGGCTGCTGAACTTAACAGCATAATTCAAGCAAAAAGCACCCCCGTTTTTGAACTACTTTCGGAGAGAGGAAAGAATATTTTCTTTCCAAAAAAAGGAATTCTGGGACAAACAGCTGAAGCGAAAGGCACAAAGATAAATGCAACCATTGGAGCCGCAATTGAAGATGACGGAACACCCATGCGACTGGAAGCTGTGGCTTCAAAGATCAATATGGATCCATCGTTGGTTTTTCCGTATGCTCCTAGTTTTGGTCGGCCCGATATCAGGGCAAAATGGAAAAGCATGATCTACGGTAAAAATCCATCGCTCGATGGGGTTGAGCTAAGTCTGCCGGTAGTTACTAACGCGCTTACGCACGGTATTAGCATGGCCGGTTATATGTTTGCAAATCCGGAAGATGAAATTATCGTTCCCGATCTTTTTTGGGGAAACTATAATCTGACTCTAACAAATGCATACGGCTGCTCGTTAAGCAAATTCAACTTGTTTAAAGAGGGAGGTTTCGATCTTGAAGCTTTTGAAACCAAACTTAATGAAGGTGAAATTGGCAAAAAAATCGTTGTCCTGAATTTTCCGAATAATCCATCGGGTTACACACCAACAATAGAAGAGCAAGATGCAATTGTAGCCATTATAGCAAAAGCAGCCGAAGCGGGCAATAAAATCGTTACCATTACCGATGATGCTTACTTCGGATTGGTTTATGAAGAAGGGATTGCTACGGAAAGTATTTTTTCGCCACTCAGTCAGTTACACGAAAACGTGTTGGCCGTAAAAGTTGATGGGGCTACAAAAGAAGATTACGTTTGGGGATTCCGCGTTGGATTTATAACCTACGGAATAAAAGGTGGGGATGCCGAATTATACACTGCGCTTGAAGCAAAAACAGCCGGTGCCATTCGTGGAAATATTTCGAATGCCGCCAATATTTCGCAATCGCTACTACTTTCAGCTTTCGAAAGTATTGAATATACGCAGCAAAAAGAAGCGAAATACCACATCATGCAAAAACGTTACGATGCGGTAAAAGAGGCATTAACCGAAGAAAAATATACAGAATGTTTTAAGGCCATTCCGTATAACTCGGGTTACTTTATGTGTATCCAGTTGGCCGACGGGCTGGTTGGTGATGAAGTACGCCAGGTATTGATAAAAAAATACGGAATAGGATTAATCGCGTTGGGTAACGTACTACGAATTGCATTCTCGGCAGTAGCGGCCACTCATGTAAAAGAATTGTTCGACGGTATTTACAAGGCTTGTAAAGACTGCAAGAAATAA
- a CDS encoding Dabb family protein: MINHVVLFKLKDYPSEEKTEIIAELKAMLLGLKDKIAELKHIEVGENYELDSKSYDMALLSHFESVEDLDVYRVHPEHLKVVKRIGETTDARAAVDFNF; the protein is encoded by the coding sequence ATGATTAATCACGTCGTTCTTTTTAAATTGAAGGATTATCCGTCCGAAGAAAAAACGGAAATAATTGCCGAACTAAAAGCAATGCTATTGGGTTTAAAGGATAAAATCGCTGAACTAAAGCACATTGAAGTAGGCGAAAATTACGAATTAGATTCAAAAAGCTACGATATGGCTTTGCTTTCGCATTTCGAAAGTGTTGAAGACCTTGATGTATATCGGGTGCATCCCGAGCATTTAAAAGTAGTAAAACGCATTGGCGAAACTACCGATGCTCGTGCTGCTGTAGATTTTAACTTTTAA
- a CDS encoding 3'-5' exonuclease has translation MLKNLNIEEILFLDIETVPLAPEYTELNEKWQQLWERKMQFQINDGKLPDELYERAGIYAEFGKIACISAGYVVQKKGEPFFRVKSFYDDDEKTLIQNFFNALDGFGRAGKRRLCAHNGQEFDFPYISRRALVNNLTLPKVLDIAGAKPWEVKDILIDTLQLWKFGDYKHYTSLSLLCELFNIPTPKDDIDGSQVAKVYWEENDIDRIVKYCEKDTMAVANLLLKYKGDKIIPFENLESV, from the coding sequence ATGCTTAAAAATTTAAACATCGAAGAGATTCTTTTTCTCGACATTGAAACCGTGCCACTAGCACCGGAATATACCGAGTTAAATGAAAAATGGCAGCAACTTTGGGAGCGCAAAATGCAATTCCAGATTAACGATGGCAAGCTACCAGACGAGCTGTACGAGCGGGCAGGAATTTATGCAGAGTTTGGTAAAATAGCATGTATTTCTGCTGGTTACGTGGTCCAGAAAAAAGGAGAACCCTTTTTCCGTGTAAAATCGTTTTATGATGACGACGAAAAAACGTTGATCCAGAATTTCTTTAATGCGCTGGATGGTTTTGGTCGGGCCGGAAAACGCAGGTTATGTGCACATAATGGTCAAGAATTTGACTTCCCCTATATCTCAAGAAGAGCTTTAGTGAATAATTTAACGCTTCCCAAAGTACTCGACATTGCCGGAGCGAAACCCTGGGAAGTAAAAGATATTTTGATAGACACATTGCAGCTATGGAAATTTGGTGATTACAAACACTACACCTCTTTGTCGCTCCTGTGCGAACTGTTTAATATTCCCACTCCAAAAGACGACATTGACGGCAGCCAGGTTGCCAAAGTTTATTGGGAAGAAAATGATATCGACCGTATAGTAAAATACTGCGAAAAAGATACAATGGCTGTTGCCAACCTGCTGTTAAAATACAAAGGCGATAAGATTATTCCTTTTGAAAATTTGGAAAGTGTTTAG
- the udk gene encoding uridine kinase has protein sequence MLVIGIAGGTGSGKTTVVNKISEKFFDNEVAILSHDSYYYDNSNLSLEERRQKNFDHPDAIEFDLMIDHVKKLKNGDAINEPVYSFISCTRQTETNSVEPKKVLIIEGILCLTNKMLRDLMDIKVYVDCDSDVRLARVIQRDIQERGRDVEQVLKRYNKTVRPSHIQFIEPTKRFADIIIPQGGKNKIAIQILTNHILQTLNKT, from the coding sequence ATGCTGGTAATTGGCATTGCAGGCGGCACCGGATCGGGAAAAACCACAGTTGTAAATAAAATCAGCGAAAAGTTTTTTGATAACGAGGTTGCCATACTTTCGCACGACTCGTATTATTACGACAACAGTAACCTTTCGCTGGAAGAACGAAGGCAAAAAAATTTCGACCACCCCGATGCAATTGAATTTGATCTTATGATTGATCACGTGAAGAAACTAAAAAATGGTGACGCTATTAACGAACCTGTTTATTCGTTTATAAGTTGTACACGGCAAACTGAAACCAATAGTGTTGAGCCCAAAAAAGTATTAATTATTGAAGGAATATTGTGTCTTACAAATAAAATGCTTCGCGATTTAATGGACATAAAAGTTTATGTTGACTGCGACTCGGATGTTCGACTGGCACGAGTTATACAACGGGATATTCAAGAGCGCGGAAGAGACGTTGAGCAGGTACTTAAACGATACAATAAAACCGTTCGCCCTAGTCACATTCAGTTTATCGAGCCAACAAAACGTTTTGCCGATATTATAATCCCTCAGGGAGGTAAGAACAAAATTGCCATCCAGATTTTAACCAACCACATACTACAAACATTAAACAAAACCTGA
- the uvrB gene encoding excinuclease ABC subunit UvrB, with protein MDFNVVSDYKPTGDQPEAIRQLTEGVKSGERFQTLLGVTGSGKTFTMANVIKEVQRPTLVLSHNKTLAAQLYSEMKQFFPENAVEYFVSYYDYYQPEAYLPTTDTYIEKDLSINEDIEKLRLSTTSALLSGRRDVVVVSSVSCLYGIGNPEDFHANVTKVSVGDEVSRNALLYSFVEALYSRSEVEFKRGNFRVKGDTVDIFPAYADVAYRITFWGDEIEELASFDPEDGLTIETMDEIVIYPANIFVTTKDRMKTAIHQIQDDLVKQVEFFKEIGKPLEAKRILERTEYDMEMMRELGYCPGVENYSRYFDGRSPGTRPFCLMDYFPDDFLVVIDESHVTIGQIRAMYGGDNSRKVNLVEYGFRLPAAIDNRPLKFEEFEKLVNQVVYVSATPSDYELEKCEGVVVEQIIRPTGLLDPIIDVRPSANQIDDLLHEIHIRIDKNERVLVTTLTKRMAEELSKYLVNMGVKTRYIHSDVDTMERVEIMEQLRRGDFDVLVGINLLREGLDLPEVSLVAILDADKEGFLRSERSLTQTAGRAARNLNGMVIMYADKVTKSMQKTIDSTNYRREKQLKYNEEHNIVPTAIVKPTREIIGYKYRSDKNKEYEGGMGQPDIAADPVVQYMSVEGLEKAVEKTKKQMQASAKDLDFIEAARLRDEMFALQALIQERKQNKK; from the coding sequence ATGGATTTTAACGTAGTATCGGATTATAAACCTACCGGAGATCAGCCGGAGGCAATAAGGCAACTAACTGAAGGAGTGAAGAGTGGAGAGCGTTTTCAAACCTTGCTTGGCGTAACAGGTTCGGGGAAAACATTTACCATGGCCAATGTTATTAAAGAAGTACAACGCCCCACATTGGTGTTGAGCCATAATAAAACACTAGCTGCGCAATTGTACAGCGAAATGAAGCAGTTTTTTCCGGAGAACGCCGTGGAGTATTTTGTTTCATACTATGATTATTACCAGCCGGAAGCTTATTTGCCAACCACCGATACCTATATCGAAAAAGACTTATCCATTAATGAGGATATTGAAAAACTACGCTTGAGTACGACATCGGCTTTGCTTTCCGGAAGACGCGATGTTGTGGTGGTTTCTTCAGTTTCGTGTTTATACGGAATTGGAAACCCGGAGGACTTTCACGCAAACGTAACAAAGGTGAGTGTTGGCGACGAAGTTTCGCGAAACGCCTTGCTGTACAGTTTTGTTGAAGCTCTGTACAGCAGGAGTGAGGTGGAGTTCAAACGAGGAAATTTTAGGGTTAAAGGAGATACGGTTGATATTTTTCCGGCTTATGCAGATGTGGCCTATCGGATTACTTTTTGGGGCGATGAAATTGAAGAACTGGCAAGTTTTGATCCGGAAGACGGCCTGACGATTGAAACAATGGATGAAATTGTAATTTATCCGGCCAATATTTTTGTTACCACAAAAGACCGCATGAAAACTGCCATTCATCAAATTCAGGATGATTTGGTGAAACAGGTGGAGTTTTTTAAAGAAATTGGAAAACCCCTCGAAGCAAAACGCATTTTGGAGCGTACCGAATACGATATGGAAATGATGCGTGAATTGGGCTATTGCCCGGGAGTAGAAAACTATTCGCGTTATTTTGATGGGCGCTCACCCGGAACAAGACCATTCTGTTTGATGGACTATTTTCCTGATGATTTTTTGGTGGTGATTGACGAAAGCCATGTTACCATTGGACAAATTAGAGCCATGTATGGTGGCGATAACTCTAGGAAAGTAAATCTGGTAGAATACGGATTTCGATTGCCCGCAGCTATTGATAACCGCCCGCTAAAATTTGAAGAATTTGAGAAGCTCGTAAATCAGGTGGTTTATGTAAGTGCCACGCCGTCCGATTATGAGCTGGAAAAATGCGAAGGAGTTGTGGTTGAGCAGATTATTCGCCCAACCGGATTGCTGGATCCAATAATTGATGTACGGCCAAGTGCCAATCAAATCGATGATTTGTTGCACGAAATTCATATTCGGATTGATAAAAACGAGCGGGTATTAGTTACTACGCTAACCAAAAGAATGGCGGAAGAATTATCGAAATACCTGGTGAATATGGGCGTAAAAACCCGGTATATTCACTCTGATGTAGATACGATGGAGCGTGTGGAAATAATGGAGCAATTGCGAAGAGGAGACTTTGATGTGCTGGTGGGTATCAACTTGTTGCGGGAAGGGCTGGATTTACCCGAAGTGTCGCTGGTAGCAATTCTGGATGCTGATAAAGAAGGTTTTTTACGCTCTGAACGATCGCTTACACAAACGGCTGGTAGGGCAGCACGTAATCTTAACGGCATGGTAATTATGTATGCCGATAAAGTTACCAAATCCATGCAGAAAACCATCGACTCGACCAACTACCGCCGCGAAAAGCAGCTGAAATACAATGAAGAGCACAACATTGTACCAACAGCAATTGTAAAACCAACCCGCGAAATTATTGGATACAAGTACCGTAGCGATAAGAATAAGGAATATGAAGGAGGAATGGGCCAACCCGATATTGCCGCAGATCCGGTTGTTCAATACATGAGTGTTGAAGGATTGGAAAAAGCTGTTGAAAAAACGAAAAAACAAATGCAGGCATCCGCTAAAGATCTCGATTTTATTGAGGCTGCCCGTTTGCGAGACGAGATGTTTGCATTGCAAGCACTTATCCAGGAACGAAAGCAGAATAAAAAATAG